Sequence from the Pyrobaculum neutrophilum V24Sta genome:
CATTTGGTCGTATATGTATTTTACAAACTTTGCCATCTTAAGCGTTATGGTGCCCTCAAGGATGAGGATGTTGCTCTGCCTGAGGCTACCCATGGGCAACATGCCGAACCTCTCCGCGTCGTAGGCCGAGCCGAACGCGTGTGCAAATTCGACGCCGCAACACGCCGTGACCAGATGCGGCGGCCAAAGGCTCCACTTAGTGCCCCACCTAGCTACTCTAGAAACGGCCTGGGAGATTGCACCCTTCATTATCCCACACTCTTTTTCTTTATATAAGAATTTCTGAAATTTTATATAATTAAAAATTCGCCAAATTCGAGGAGAGCGCTCGCCAACTGTCTAACGGGCGCCTCCGCCCCACCTTCTGGCGTCTGCCAGCGTCTTGTAATAACGGGCAACAACCGCGGCGACCGCGGCCATGAGGAGGGCTATAGACAGCGCCAGGGGGAGGGGGTAGTTGTTCGTTAAAACGGCCACTATGGCGAGGCCCAGCGCCGCTTCGACCACGGTCACTAGGTATATGTACCCGATGTACTGCATCACCAGCCTCCTCTGCACTGTGCCGTAAGGCGGCCCGCCTGCCTCGAACCGCCTGTGTTTAACGTCTGAGGGCTTACGGGGCGCCAGGAGGTAGCTGATCAACACCAGAGCAAGTAGGAGCGCGAGGAAGAGCGCTACGAAGACAACGACCGCTACCATAGCAGATCCACGGCGATTGACCAAGCCACGGCCGCCGCCGAGAGGGCCAGTAGCTTGCCCCAGCCCAGCCTAAGCGCTTGGTCTATCCTGTAGCGGGGGTAGACGGCTCTAACCAGTAGGGCGGGTAAGACAAAGACCGCCATCTTCGTGGCGGTCACGGCGGCGCCTAGGAGGCCGGCGGCGGGTGCCCAGCCGCCAAGGAACAAGACGGCGCCTAGTAGAGACAGGGTGTAGAGCTTGACGTAGTTTGCGCCGAAGGCGTAGATGAAGAGGGTGGAGCCGTACTCCGTATAGGGCCCGAGGACAACCTCGGGCTCGGCCTCCGGTATCTCAAAGGGGAGCCTCGTGGTGGACATTAGAAGGGCCACTAGATATACCGCGAAGGCCAGCGGGTTCAGGAGGACGCCCCAGAGGCCGCTCTGCGCCTCCACTACGCCGTATGGGTCAGCCGACTTGTAGAGGATAAACATGGCCAGGGCGGCCAAGAGGAGAGGCACCTCATAGGCCGCGGTCAACAAGATCTCCCTCACCGCGCCGATGTAGGTGAACTTGTCGGCCTCCGTCCAAGCCATAGTCACCACCAGCACTGCCACCAGCAAGACTAGGACGAGGGCGATGGCTAAGCCA
This genomic interval carries:
- the nuoH gene encoding NADH-quinone oxidoreductase subunit NuoH gives rise to the protein MSIPMDILAAVVFPGVLGVFGFLVVAIWLERKLVARIQWRYGPLYVSKSVGGFLQPIADLVKLVFSELVLPAHTNRLLFAATPIFLFFAEAVPLIFIAPAPGLVIAYQPYGLAIALVLVLLVAVLVVTMAWTEADKFTYIGAVREILLTAAYEVPLLLAALAMFILYKSADPYGVVEAQSGLWGVLLNPLAFAVYLVALLMSTTRLPFEIPEAEPEVVLGPYTEYGSTLFIYAFGANYVKLYTLSLLGAVLFLGGWAPAAGLLGAAVTATKMAVFVLPALLVRAVYPRYRIDQALRLGWGKLLALSAAAVAWSIAVDLLW
- a CDS encoding NADH-quinone oxidoreductase subunit B codes for the protein MKGAISQAVSRVARWGTKWSLWPPHLVTACCGVEFAHAFGSAYDAERFGMLPMGSLRQSNILILEGTITLKMAKFVKYIYDQMPEPKYVIAMGACAIKGGVFYGSYHMVPASKVVPVHAYISGCPPTPEAVLKAVEKVQERISHAES
- the ndhC gene encoding NADH-quinone oxidoreductase subunit A, whose product is MVAVVVFVALFLALLLALVLISYLLAPRKPSDVKHRRFEAGGPPYGTVQRRLVMQYIGYIYLVTVVEAALGLAIVAVLTNNYPLPLALSIALLMAAVAAVVARYYKTLADARRWGGGAR